In Lolium rigidum isolate FL_2022 unplaced genomic scaffold, APGP_CSIRO_Lrig_0.1 contig_17643_1, whole genome shotgun sequence, the following are encoded in one genomic region:
- the LOC124680489 gene encoding 40S ribosomal protein S23, producing MGKTRGMGAGRKLKTHRRNQRWADKAYKKSHLGNEWKKPFAGSSHAKGIVLEKIGIEAKQPNSAIRKCARVQLVKNGKKIAAFVPNDGCLNYIEENDEVLIAGFGRKGHAVGDIPGVRFKVVKVSGVSLLALFKEKKEKPRS from the exons ATGGG TAAGACACGTGGTATGGGAGCTGGGCGCAAGCTCAAGACCCACAGAAGGAACCAGCGGTGGGCCGACAAAGCCTACAAGAAGAGCCATCTCGGGAACGAGTGGAAGAAACCCTTTGCCGGTTCATCCCACGCAAAGGGGATTGTCCTTGAAAAGAT CGGCATTGAAGCTAAGCAGCCGAACTCTGCTATCCGTAAGTGCGCTCGTGTCCAGCTGGTGAAGAATGGAAAGAAGATCGCCGCCTTTGTGCCGAACGACGGTTGCCTGAACTACATCGAGGAGAAT GACGAGGTGCTGATCGCTGGGTTCGGTCGGAAGGGACATGCTGTGGGAGACATTCCCGGTGTCAGGTTCAAGGTCGTGAAGGTGTCCGGCGTGTCTCTCCTCGCCCTCttcaaggagaagaaggagaagcccaGATCTTAA
- the LOC124680483 gene encoding PHD finger protein ALFIN-LIKE 2-like isoform X2 encodes MEMARAPAPASSRPRTVEAIYKDFAARRDGLVRALTSDVDDFYDFCDPDKENLCLYGNPDGSWEVALPAEEVPPELPEPALGINFARNGMHRRDWLSLVAVHSDSWLLSVAFFFAAPLSANERKRLFSLINDHPNVYESMVARKHSSGKSRHSSKPKRREDVHAKNSRAVARGAEEDDDEEEDEEHSETFCGSCGGIYSASEFWIGCDICERWFHGKCVRITPAKAEHIKHYKCPDCSSSKKIRQ; translated from the exons ATGGAGATGGCGCGGGCGCCCGCCCCCGCCTCGTCCAGGCCGCGCACCGTGGAGGCTATCTACAAGGACTTCGCAGCCCGCCGCGACGGCCTCGTCCGCGCGCTCACCTCCG ATGTCGACGACTTCTACGACTTCTGCGACCCAG ACAAGGAGAATCTCTGCCTCTACGGCAACCCCGACGGCAGCTGGGAGGTGGCGCTGCCGGCGGAGGAGGTGCCGCCCGAGCTGCCCGAGCCGGCGCTAGGCATCAACTTCGCACGCAACGGCATGCACCGCCGCGACTGGCTCTCCCTCGTCGCCGTGCACTCCGACTCATGGCTCCTCTCcgtcgccttcttcttcgccgcgcCGCTAAGCGCTAACGAACG GAAGCGCTTGTTCAGCTTGATCAACGATCACCCAAACGTGTACGAAAGTATGGTTGCCAGGAAGCACAGTAGCGGCAAATCCAGACACTCATCAAAGCCAAAG CGAAGAGAGGATGTTCATGCAAAGAACTCCAGGGCAGTTGCTCGAGGAGCAGAAgaagacgatgacgaggaggaggatgaagagcacAGCGAAACATTTTGCGGAAGCTGTGGCGGCATATACAGCGCGAGCGAGTTCTGGATCGGCTGTGACATCTGCGAGCGGTGGTTCCATGGCAAGTGCGTGCGGATAACCCCGGCTAAAGCGGAGCACATAAAGCACTACAAGTGCCCCGACTGCAGCAGCTCCAAGAAAATCAGGCAATAG
- the LOC124680483 gene encoding PHD finger protein ALFIN-LIKE 2-like isoform X1, with amino-acid sequence MEMARAPAPASSRPRTVEAIYKDFAARRDGLVRALTSDVDDFYDFCDPDKENLCLYGNPDGSWEVALPAEEVPPELPEPALGINFARNGMHRRDWLSLVAVHSDSWLLSVAFFFAAPLSANERKRLFSLINDHPNVYESMVARKHSSGKSRHSSKPKQRREDVHAKNSRAVARGAEEDDDEEEDEEHSETFCGSCGGIYSASEFWIGCDICERWFHGKCVRITPAKAEHIKHYKCPDCSSSKKIRQ; translated from the exons ATGGAGATGGCGCGGGCGCCCGCCCCCGCCTCGTCCAGGCCGCGCACCGTGGAGGCTATCTACAAGGACTTCGCAGCCCGCCGCGACGGCCTCGTCCGCGCGCTCACCTCCG ATGTCGACGACTTCTACGACTTCTGCGACCCAG ACAAGGAGAATCTCTGCCTCTACGGCAACCCCGACGGCAGCTGGGAGGTGGCGCTGCCGGCGGAGGAGGTGCCGCCCGAGCTGCCCGAGCCGGCGCTAGGCATCAACTTCGCACGCAACGGCATGCACCGCCGCGACTGGCTCTCCCTCGTCGCCGTGCACTCCGACTCATGGCTCCTCTCcgtcgccttcttcttcgccgcgcCGCTAAGCGCTAACGAACG GAAGCGCTTGTTCAGCTTGATCAACGATCACCCAAACGTGTACGAAAGTATGGTTGCCAGGAAGCACAGTAGCGGCAAATCCAGACACTCATCAAAGCCAAAG CAGCGAAGAGAGGATGTTCATGCAAAGAACTCCAGGGCAGTTGCTCGAGGAGCAGAAgaagacgatgacgaggaggaggatgaagagcacAGCGAAACATTTTGCGGAAGCTGTGGCGGCATATACAGCGCGAGCGAGTTCTGGATCGGCTGTGACATCTGCGAGCGGTGGTTCCATGGCAAGTGCGTGCGGATAACCCCGGCTAAAGCGGAGCACATAAAGCACTACAAGTGCCCCGACTGCAGCAGCTCCAAGAAAATCAGGCAATAG